A window from Candidatus Margulisiibacteriota bacterium encodes these proteins:
- a CDS encoding glycosyltransferase family protein produces the protein MPAEQRILAIIQARAGSTRLPGKVLNKLEGKTVLEHVVRRVQASKLIGETVVATTVNQLDKTIVELCAGLGIRSYCGSENDVLDRFYQAVLLFGADHIVRITSDCPLMDPAVIDLVISRHLQAKADYTANVLRETYPDGEDVEVFSLETLKKAWLNARLTSEREHVTPYIRNHPELFKLAGVENEVDLSAKRWTLDNPEDLAFVREIYRQLYKQDPLFGMAAVLDLLRAQPAIEQLNHHINRNEGMAKSLREDKVIGNG, from the coding sequence ATGCCCGCTGAACAAAGGATACTGGCGATCATTCAAGCCCGGGCCGGATCGACCAGGCTCCCCGGCAAGGTCTTGAACAAGCTGGAGGGGAAGACTGTCCTGGAGCATGTCGTCAGGCGCGTCCAGGCGAGTAAATTGATCGGCGAAACGGTCGTGGCCACCACGGTCAACCAGTTGGACAAGACGATCGTCGAGCTGTGCGCCGGGCTGGGGATCAGGTCTTATTGCGGTTCGGAAAATGACGTCCTCGACCGGTTTTACCAGGCGGTGCTCCTCTTTGGCGCGGACCATATCGTCCGGATCACTTCGGATTGCCCGCTGATGGACCCGGCGGTCATCGACCTGGTCATTAGCCGCCATCTGCAGGCCAAAGCGGATTATACCGCCAATGTCCTGCGCGAGACTTATCCGGACGGTGAAGATGTTGAGGTGTTCAGCCTGGAAACCTTGAAAAAGGCGTGGCTTAACGCGCGGCTGACTTCCGAGCGGGAGCACGTGACCCCGTACATTCGCAATCATCCGGAGCTGTTTAAACTGGCCGGGGTGGAGAACGAAGTCGACCTGTCCGCCAAACGCTGGACGCTCGACAACCCGGAAGATCTCGCTTTTGTCCGGGAGATCTATCGGCAGCTATACAAACAAGACCCGTTGTTCGGCATGGCGGCGGTGCTCGACTTGTTACGGGCACAACCGGCGATCGAGCAGTTGAACCACCATATCAACCGGAACGAAGGGATGGCCAAATCATTAAGAGAGGACAAGGTGATAGGTAATGGGTAA
- the pseI gene encoding pseudaminic acid synthase, whose protein sequence is MRNINIGRRRIGPDQPPFIIAEMSGNHNHSLARALAIVDAAAKAGAHALKIQTYTAETMTLDLTGGAFSIRDKKSLWRGKSLFDLYRQAATPWEWHKPIFDRCRKLGMIGFSSPFDATAVAFLEKLKVPCYKIASFELVDLPLIKKAAATGKPLIMSTGLATEREIAEAVGAARKAGNNKIVLLKCTSTYPASPENSNLLTIPDLQKRFGCQVGLSDHTLGIGAALAGVVLGAVVVEKHFTLARADGGVDAAFSLEPAELKALVAETERARLSLGAVKYGSTAAEKGSLKFRRSLYIVKDLQAGEKLSPENMRAIRPGLGLPPKYYDKLIGKKLKKAVKRGTPVSWGIIR, encoded by the coding sequence ATGAGAAACATTAATATCGGCCGGCGCCGGATCGGACCGGACCAGCCGCCGTTCATTATCGCCGAAATGTCCGGTAATCATAACCATTCGCTGGCCCGGGCGCTGGCAATCGTCGACGCGGCGGCCAAGGCCGGAGCGCACGCCCTAAAGATCCAGACCTACACCGCCGAAACAATGACGCTCGACCTGACCGGCGGCGCCTTTTCGATCAGGGACAAAAAGAGCCTCTGGCGGGGGAAGTCGCTTTTTGACCTTTATCGCCAGGCGGCGACCCCGTGGGAATGGCACAAGCCGATCTTTGACCGCTGCCGCAAATTGGGGATGATCGGTTTCAGTTCGCCGTTCGACGCCACCGCCGTCGCTTTTCTGGAAAAGCTTAAAGTCCCGTGTTACAAGATCGCCTCGTTCGAACTGGTCGACCTGCCGCTGATCAAAAAAGCGGCGGCGACCGGCAAGCCGCTGATCATGTCGACCGGCTTGGCAACGGAGCGGGAGATCGCGGAAGCGGTCGGCGCGGCCAGAAAAGCGGGGAATAATAAGATCGTCCTTCTTAAGTGCACCAGCACTTATCCGGCCTCGCCGGAGAACTCGAATCTGCTCACGATCCCCGACCTGCAAAAGCGTTTCGGCTGCCAGGTCGGCCTTTCCGACCATACTTTGGGGATCGGGGCGGCACTGGCCGGCGTGGTGCTCGGCGCGGTGGTCGTGGAAAAGCATTTTACCCTCGCGCGGGCCGACGGCGGGGTCGACGCGGCGTTTTCTCTGGAACCGGCGGAGCTGAAAGCGCTGGTCGCCGAAACGGAACGGGCGCGGTTGTCTTTAGGTGCGGTCAAGTACGGCTCGACCGCGGCGGAAAAAGGCTCGCTCAAGTTCCGCCGCTCGCTCTACATCGTTAAAGACCTTCAGGCCGGCGAGAAACTGTCGCCGGAGAACATGCGGGCGATCCGGCCCGGTTTGGGATTGCCGCCGAAATATTACGATAAGCTGATCGGCAAAAAGCTGAAAAAGGCGGTCAAAAGAGGGACGCCGGTCAGCTGGGGGATCATCCGCTAG
- a CDS encoding TIM barrel protein, protein MYRFGLKLWSTNANYRQEAERLLRAGVCQYVELYTVPASYEEYGTLWAGLKVPYVIHAPHFRGGMNLAKKEQAAKNLTLIREAQQFADRLMADKIIVHPGIAGEIKETTRQLALIKDRRILIENKPYHALDDDLICNGTTPAEIKLVMDGAGVGFCLDIGHAICAANAQRQEPLAFLREFLRLKPAMFHLTDGDRHGVLDSHSHIGQGNFDFPALLRLLPADALVTVETDKSSPGDLRDYEQDIARLKEYDNN, encoded by the coding sequence ATGTATCGTTTCGGTCTTAAATTATGGTCGACCAACGCGAATTACCGCCAGGAAGCGGAGCGGCTTTTGCGGGCCGGGGTTTGCCAGTACGTCGAACTGTATACCGTCCCGGCCTCTTATGAGGAATACGGCACCCTGTGGGCCGGATTAAAGGTCCCTTACGTTATCCACGCGCCGCACTTTCGCGGCGGAATGAACCTGGCCAAAAAAGAGCAGGCGGCGAAAAATCTGACGCTGATCAGGGAAGCGCAGCAGTTCGCCGACCGGTTGATGGCGGATAAGATCATCGTCCATCCCGGGATCGCCGGCGAGATCAAGGAAACCACCCGCCAGCTGGCGCTGATCAAAGACCGCCGGATCCTGATCGAGAATAAGCCGTATCACGCGCTCGACGATGACCTGATTTGCAACGGGACTACCCCGGCGGAGATCAAGCTGGTCATGGACGGGGCCGGCGTCGGCTTTTGTCTCGATATCGGCCACGCGATCTGTGCGGCCAACGCCCAGCGGCAGGAACCTTTGGCGTTCTTGCGGGAATTCCTCCGGTTAAAGCCGGCGATGTTCCATCTGACCGACGGCGACCGGCACGGCGTACTGGACAGCCACAGCCACATCGGGCAGGGTAACTTTGATTTTCCGGCGCTCCTCCGGCTTTTACCGGCGGACGCGCTGGTCACGGTGGAGACGGACAAGAGTTCGCCCGGCGACCTGCGCGACTATGAACAGGATATCGCCCGGTTGAAGGAATATGACAACAATTAA
- a CDS encoding oligosaccharide flippase family protein, whose protein sequence is MKDKIVNSTIINIVNLAFGFILSFALTPLILRRLGTDQYGIWVFLSIFSASGYFSLLDLGMQGSAVKYVAEYHARGEKEKLNHLVNSVIFFFLAMGVVAGVILLLINGLFLDKWFNVPLQYLPAVRVLVNLIALSFLFQFPLMGFSAVVEGLKRYDILRGATIGTSIVNALLIYFLLTYANGLWLMVGASLAMSLLTALCYLCAAVRLLPEYTLNPFAFQFGILQQLFNMGGKLIVSRIVGLIFNNTQKILIAAFLTMAVMTNFDIINKVHMIVLTIMSLMNQALIPFASHLDAAGDEDRLRLLFLKATKYAALLTLPALVFFMALAGEFLGIWVGPEYAAYALLTRFYLSHCLLTVLTGVGSTMMVGMNRVRELLNISVLGAVLNLLITLLTIRQWGIGGLVAGTVLAYIICQIIYIGLFTKLFKIGLAGFLRQVVLGPYLLAGSFFFLTVLCKQWFAFTSLGQLFFFAVFLYAAYLSVYLLIDRQERALLWGLAWKR, encoded by the coding sequence GTGAAAGATAAGATCGTCAACAGTACTATAATAAATATCGTTAACCTGGCGTTCGGTTTCATCCTCTCGTTCGCTTTAACCCCGCTCATCTTGCGGCGGTTAGGCACCGACCAGTACGGCATCTGGGTCTTTTTGAGCATCTTTTCGGCCAGCGGCTACTTCTCCCTCCTAGACCTGGGAATGCAGGGGTCGGCCGTTAAGTACGTCGCCGAGTACCACGCCCGGGGCGAGAAAGAAAAATTGAACCACCTGGTCAATTCGGTCATTTTTTTCTTCCTGGCCATGGGGGTGGTCGCCGGGGTCATCTTGCTTTTGATCAACGGGCTCTTTCTCGATAAGTGGTTCAACGTGCCGCTCCAATACCTGCCGGCGGTCCGCGTCCTCGTTAACCTGATCGCGCTCAGCTTCCTTTTTCAATTTCCGCTGATGGGTTTTTCCGCGGTCGTCGAAGGGTTGAAGCGTTATGATATCCTGCGCGGGGCGACGATCGGCACTTCCATCGTTAACGCGCTCTTGATCTATTTCCTGCTCACCTATGCCAACGGTCTCTGGCTGATGGTCGGCGCGTCGCTCGCGATGTCGCTTTTGACCGCGCTCTGTTACCTCTGCGCGGCGGTTCGGCTACTGCCGGAGTATACGCTCAATCCGTTCGCTTTCCAGTTCGGGATCCTGCAGCAGCTGTTCAACATGGGGGGCAAGCTGATCGTCTCCCGTATCGTCGGCCTGATCTTCAACAACACGCAAAAGATCCTGATCGCCGCTTTCCTGACGATGGCGGTCATGACCAATTTCGACATCATCAACAAGGTCCATATGATCGTATTGACCATCATGTCGCTGATGAACCAAGCGCTGATCCCGTTCGCTTCGCACCTGGACGCGGCCGGCGACGAGGACCGGCTCCGCCTGCTTTTCCTGAAGGCGACCAAATATGCCGCTCTCCTGACCCTGCCGGCGCTCGTTTTCTTCATGGCCCTGGCCGGTGAGTTCCTCGGGATCTGGGTCGGCCCGGAATACGCCGCTTACGCGCTCTTGACCCGGTTCTATCTGTCGCATTGCTTGTTGACGGTTTTGACCGGCGTCGGCAGCACGATGATGGTCGGCATGAACCGGGTCAGGGAGCTGCTCAATATCTCCGTCCTCGGCGCGGTCCTTAATTTGCTTATTACCCTTTTGACCATCCGGCAGTGGGGGATCGGCGGCCTGGTGGCTGGAACAGTGCTGGCTTACATTATCTGCCAGATCATCTATATCGGACTGTTCACGAAACTGTTCAAGATCGGCCTGGCCGGTTTTCTCCGGCAAGTCGTTCTTGGCCCGTATCTTTTGGCCGGTTCGTTCTTTTTCCTGACCGTCTTATGCAAACAGTGGTTCGCGTTCACTTCGCTCGGCCAGCTCTTTTTCTTTGCCGTCTTTCTGTACGCCGCTTATCTCTCGGTTTACCTGCTTATTGACCGGCAGGAACGGGCGCTGTTGTGGGGTTTAGCATGGAAAAGGTGA
- a CDS encoding aminotransferase class III-fold pyridoxal phosphate-dependent enzyme has translation MGKSQALYKKAKTLIPGGTQLLSKRPEMFLPDLWPAYYEKAKGCEVWDLDGNKYLDMSIMGVGACILGYADDDVDAAVKTALDKGSMTTLNAPEEVELAELLIELHPWAEMVRYARSGGEAMAVATRIARAKAGREDVLFCGYHGWHDWYLAANLGDDRALDGHLLPGLQPAGVHRQLKGTALTFLYNDLAGFHKALAANPNIGVVVMETPRNDPPQPGFYETIRKVTREKGIVLVFDEITAGFRLTAGGAHLLLSVTPDIAVFAKAISNGVPMAAIIGTKKTMQAAQDTFISSTYWTERLGPAAALATIKKFRAKKVHEHLVRTGEAVQQGWQKAAQRRGLDIHVSGIAPLAHFDFKYEKPLVLKTLFTQLMLERGFLAANALYASYAHQAEQVGQYLQAVDEAFAAIGAALKKGDPTDCLKGPVCHSGFKRLN, from the coding sequence ATGGGTAAGTCGCAGGCGCTGTACAAAAAGGCGAAAACGCTGATCCCGGGCGGCACCCAGTTGCTTTCCAAACGGCCGGAAATGTTCCTGCCCGATCTCTGGCCGGCTTATTACGAAAAGGCCAAGGGGTGCGAGGTCTGGGACCTGGACGGCAACAAATATCTCGACATGAGCATCATGGGGGTCGGCGCCTGCATTCTCGGCTACGCTGATGATGATGTTGACGCCGCCGTCAAGACCGCGCTGGACAAGGGGTCGATGACGACCTTGAACGCGCCGGAAGAGGTGGAACTGGCCGAGCTGCTGATCGAGCTCCACCCGTGGGCGGAGATGGTCCGCTACGCGCGTTCCGGCGGCGAGGCGATGGCGGTCGCGACCCGGATCGCCCGGGCCAAGGCGGGCAGGGAAGACGTTTTGTTCTGCGGTTATCACGGCTGGCACGACTGGTATCTGGCGGCCAACCTTGGCGACGACCGGGCACTCGATGGTCATCTGCTGCCCGGTCTGCAGCCGGCCGGCGTTCACCGTCAATTAAAAGGGACGGCGTTGACGTTCCTTTATAACGATCTGGCCGGTTTTCATAAAGCGCTTGCCGCGAACCCGAACATCGGCGTGGTCGTCATGGAAACGCCGCGCAACGATCCGCCGCAGCCCGGCTTTTACGAAACGATCAGAAAAGTCACTCGGGAAAAAGGGATCGTCCTGGTCTTTGACGAGATCACGGCCGGTTTCCGTTTGACGGCCGGCGGCGCCCATCTGCTGCTGAGCGTCACTCCGGACATTGCGGTCTTTGCCAAGGCGATCAGCAACGGCGTGCCGATGGCGGCGATCATCGGGACGAAAAAAACGATGCAGGCGGCGCAGGATACTTTTATCAGCAGCACTTATTGGACCGAACGGCTGGGGCCGGCCGCGGCGCTGGCGACGATCAAGAAGTTCCGGGCGAAAAAGGTCCACGAGCATCTGGTCCGGACCGGCGAGGCCGTCCAGCAGGGCTGGCAGAAGGCGGCGCAGCGCCGCGGGCTGGATATTCACGTTTCCGGCATCGCGCCGCTCGCCCATTTTGACTTCAAATATGAAAAACCGCTGGTCTTAAAGACTTTGTTCACCCAGCTGATGCTGGAGAGAGGTTTCCTGGCCGCGAACGCGCTTTACGCTTCTTACGCCCATCAGGCGGAACAAGTCGGGCAATATTTACAGGCGGTCGACGAAGCGTTCGCGGCGATCGGCGCGGCGCTGAAAAAAGGCGACCCGACCGATTGTCTGAAAGGGCCGGTCTGCCATTCCGGCTTTAAAAGGTTGAACTGA
- a CDS encoding aldo/keto reductase, whose amino-acid sequence MSKLALGTAQFGLDYGINNERGKVPDREVTAILDFAAASGITTLDTAAAYGDSEERLGRYLAGGGRRFQLISKLQKNAADPARALAASLARLQAGALYGFLLHDFKTYENDPSVWEKLQALRTEGKVGKIGFSLYYPAELEKLLTAGLRIDLVQLPYNLFDRRFARYFDRLKKAGVEVHVRSLFLQGLFFRPVAALSAHFNGVKGKLTALRDLAARHKLSLLELALGFALANGAVDKAVVGVDSLANLQEIVAAERTASKAGKLPELADLQEDDEAIILPFNWTKEKSDAR is encoded by the coding sequence ATGAGCAAGCTTGCCCTGGGCACGGCCCAATTCGGGCTCGACTACGGGATCAACAACGAACGGGGTAAAGTCCCGGATCGGGAAGTCACGGCAATTCTCGACTTCGCAGCCGCGAGCGGGATCACGACGCTCGATACCGCCGCCGCCTACGGCGACAGCGAAGAACGGCTCGGCCGCTACCTGGCCGGCGGCGGCCGCCGGTTCCAGCTGATCTCCAAACTGCAAAAAAACGCGGCCGATCCGGCGCGGGCGCTGGCCGCTTCGCTGGCCAGGCTTCAGGCCGGTGCGCTTTACGGCTTTTTACTGCACGACTTTAAGACTTACGAGAACGATCCGTCCGTCTGGGAAAAATTGCAAGCGCTGCGGACCGAAGGGAAGGTCGGGAAGATCGGTTTTTCGCTCTATTATCCGGCCGAACTGGAAAAGCTGTTAACCGCCGGACTGCGGATCGATCTGGTCCAGCTGCCGTACAATCTGTTCGACCGCCGGTTTGCCCGGTATTTTGACCGGCTGAAAAAAGCCGGCGTCGAGGTCCATGTCCGTTCCCTTTTTCTGCAGGGCTTGTTTTTCCGGCCGGTCGCCGCGCTCTCCGCGCACTTTAACGGCGTGAAAGGGAAGCTGACCGCCTTGCGCGACCTGGCCGCGCGGCATAAATTATCCTTACTGGAACTCGCTCTCGGTTTTGCCCTGGCGAACGGGGCGGTCGACAAAGCGGTCGTCGGCGTCGACAGCTTGGCGAACTTACAGGAGATCGTCGCTGCCGAACGGACAGCTTCGAAGGCCGGTAAGTTGCCGGAGTTGGCGGATCTGCAAGAAGACGACGAAGCGATCATCTTGCCGTTCAATTGGACGAAGGAGAAAAGCGATGCCCGCTGA
- a CDS encoding GNAT family N-acetyltransferase, with the protein MTTIKLRKAVPADSADILNWRNDPATVKVSFNQAPVGAAEHEKWFAGAFSDPRRRLLIAESERGEKIGLLRFDLLGTSFAEVSINLAPAQRGKGFGAPLIAQGCRAMAGCSLIARAKESNPASVKVFEKAGFTRLFAYEDAGQGTVLVLGLRG; encoded by the coding sequence ATGACAACAATTAAACTGAGAAAAGCGGTCCCGGCGGACAGCGCCGATATCCTGAACTGGCGGAACGACCCGGCCACGGTCAAGGTCAGTTTTAACCAGGCGCCGGTCGGCGCGGCCGAGCACGAGAAATGGTTCGCCGGCGCGTTCAGCGATCCGCGGCGCCGGTTATTGATCGCCGAAAGCGAACGCGGGGAAAAGATCGGCCTGCTCCGGTTTGACCTGCTGGGAACCAGCTTTGCTGAAGTCAGCATCAATCTGGCGCCGGCGCAGCGGGGAAAAGGCTTTGGCGCGCCGCTGATCGCGCAAGGCTGCCGGGCAATGGCCGGCTGCAGCCTGATCGCCCGGGCGAAAGAGTCGAATCCGGCCTCGGTCAAGGTTTTTGAAAAAGCCGGATTTACCCGACTGTTCGCTTATGAAGACGCCGGGCAGGGTACGGTCCTGGTCCTGGGGTTAAGGGGGTAA
- a CDS encoding CDP-glycerol glycerophosphotransferase family protein: MSSLTGAVRGLIAGPARRLKLKEKYLAWKILRALLAGSSGKDGRLPILIINHHFDQDIAALRHALNGRPDAAVIQTIAPNDLYALARCYLPDSASDFYGYVDPALAAGKAALRALLVGVLRTLKKRRPRLVFVSPSDQFFWIREFVAACKAVGLPFIVLDKEGTISPLFYETQAELIKRYMPPICDYVLVWSERQKEYYRRSGFPDPAGITVVGQPRSDFWNQPERWAERGKLFRELDLDPEKKTILYFDFESDNYIKKEMFDRGYNWDALLADIHAELCELARRAPQINIIFKVHPQARNLEQVRAQIAAANAANVRLVTGAALSNDLIVQADLTVGFHSTAMLEAMLTAKPLIYTYWGKAPESKQDLIPFDENRGIEVAISRDDFRRRLETHVNNGFKSVLTPELKRERRKLTEVFFFQPDGHVSERVLARIAGLAAEYHRER, translated from the coding sequence ATGAGTAGTTTAACGGGAGCCGTCCGCGGCCTAATCGCCGGCCCGGCCCGGCGGCTGAAGCTGAAAGAAAAATATCTGGCCTGGAAGATCTTGCGCGCTCTGCTGGCGGGGAGCAGCGGCAAAGACGGCCGGCTGCCGATCCTGATCATTAACCACCATTTTGACCAGGATATCGCCGCGCTGCGGCACGCGCTGAACGGGCGGCCTGACGCGGCCGTTATCCAAACGATCGCGCCCAACGACCTCTACGCGCTGGCCCGCTGCTACTTGCCCGATTCGGCCAGCGATTTCTACGGTTATGTCGATCCCGCGCTGGCGGCGGGGAAAGCCGCGCTTCGCGCGCTGCTCGTCGGCGTTTTGCGGACGCTAAAAAAACGACGGCCCCGGCTCGTCTTTGTTTCGCCGTCCGACCAGTTTTTTTGGATCCGCGAATTTGTGGCGGCCTGCAAGGCGGTCGGCTTGCCGTTCATCGTACTAGATAAAGAGGGGACGATCTCGCCGCTCTTTTACGAAACGCAGGCGGAACTGATCAAGCGCTATATGCCGCCGATCTGCGACTACGTCCTGGTCTGGAGCGAGCGGCAGAAAGAGTATTACCGGCGCTCCGGTTTTCCCGATCCGGCCGGGATCACGGTCGTCGGCCAGCCCAGGTCCGATTTTTGGAACCAGCCGGAGCGGTGGGCGGAGCGCGGCAAACTTTTCCGGGAACTCGATCTTGACCCGGAGAAAAAGACCATTCTTTATTTTGACTTTGAGAGCGACAACTACATTAAGAAAGAGATGTTCGACCGCGGTTATAACTGGGACGCCTTGCTGGCCGATATCCACGCCGAACTATGCGAACTTGCCCGGCGGGCGCCGCAGATCAACATTATCTTCAAGGTCCACCCGCAGGCGCGGAACCTCGAGCAGGTTCGGGCGCAGATCGCCGCGGCCAACGCGGCGAACGTCCGCCTGGTCACGGGCGCCGCGCTGTCGAACGACCTGATCGTGCAGGCGGACCTGACCGTCGGTTTTCATTCGACCGCCATGCTGGAAGCGATGTTGACGGCCAAACCGCTGATCTATACTTACTGGGGAAAGGCGCCGGAATCGAAGCAAGACCTGATCCCCTTTGACGAGAACCGGGGGATCGAGGTCGCAATTAGCCGTGACGACTTTCGGCGTCGGCTGGAAACGCACGTTAACAACGGTTTTAAATCTGTTCTGACGCCCGAACTGAAGCGGGAACGGCGGAAGCTGACCGAGGTTTTCTTTTTCCAGCCCGACGGGCACGTCAGCGAACGGGTCCTGGCCCGGATCGCCGGGCTGGCGGCGGAGTACCATCGTGAAAGATAA
- a CDS encoding GNAT family N-acetyltransferase, whose product MEIVKLTPDNVKLWDEAARRHEGAWAYHLSELVFAFVALYGARNRSFLIVENGRVLAQLPLYLLGRSLQSIEPAGPLLSPALNYREKRGVMAALVAEVERLAVQDRAKRIALQATHLSAGALAGTERNLLCDLLPNGYLNASFMLHRCVDLTKPEAELWNNLKKGTRYLVKRAEKQKLEFACYDQSNLTPAIMKDFYDACVKVCKRGGYQGALGDFPTFNFRQELIERGLALLYVIKTEGKIVDYAFILRYGVAAYYYSGALEPAYAALEPSHYLHWQIMLDLKKRGDKCYDLGFQDYSSLYRTADRKSLSISTFKAGFGGDNILLFEVEKPLAPLSFLRAQITRAVRAVLNKREYFRVADHE is encoded by the coding sequence ATGGAGATCGTCAAATTAACGCCGGATAACGTAAAACTGTGGGACGAAGCGGCACGCCGGCACGAGGGGGCCTGGGCGTATCATCTAAGCGAACTGGTCTTTGCTTTTGTCGCGCTGTACGGAGCGCGGAACCGCTCGTTCCTGATCGTGGAGAACGGCCGGGTCCTGGCCCAGCTGCCGCTTTACCTGCTCGGCCGCTCGCTGCAAAGCATTGAACCGGCCGGGCCGCTCCTGTCGCCGGCGCTCAATTACCGGGAGAAAAGGGGGGTCATGGCCGCGCTGGTCGCCGAGGTTGAACGTTTGGCCGTTCAAGATCGGGCGAAAAGAATAGCGCTTCAGGCGACGCACCTCTCGGCGGGGGCGCTGGCCGGAACCGAGCGCAACCTCCTTTGCGACCTGTTGCCTAACGGTTATTTGAACGCTTCCTTTATGCTCCACCGCTGCGTCGACCTGACCAAGCCGGAAGCGGAGCTGTGGAACAACCTGAAAAAGGGGACCAGGTACCTGGTCAAGAGAGCGGAAAAGCAGAAACTGGAATTTGCCTGTTATGATCAAAGCAATCTCACGCCGGCGATCATGAAAGATTTCTACGACGCTTGCGTCAAAGTCTGCAAGCGCGGCGGTTATCAGGGGGCGCTCGGCGATTTCCCGACCTTTAATTTTCGTCAGGAACTGATCGAGCGGGGGCTGGCGCTCCTCTACGTCATCAAGACGGAAGGGAAGATCGTCGACTACGCCTTTATCCTCCGCTACGGCGTCGCCGCTTATTATTATTCCGGCGCGCTGGAGCCGGCGTACGCCGCGCTGGAGCCGAGCCACTACCTGCACTGGCAGATCATGCTCGACCTGAAAAAGCGGGGCGATAAGTGTTACGACCTTGGTTTTCAGGATTATTCCAGCCTCTACCGGACGGCCGACCGCAAATCGCTCAGTATCTCCACTTTTAAGGCGGGTTTTGGCGGCGACAATATTTTGCTGTTCGAGGTGGAAAAGCCGCTGGCGCCGCTCTCTTTCCTGCGCGCCCAGATCACCCGGGCGGTCAGGGCGGTTTTAAACAAGCGCGAATATTTCCGGGTGGCTGATCATGAGTAG
- a CDS encoding acyltransferase, which produces MIRIAEWSAARKLGRTVSLGLRSTIVFRAVHAQADCRLTIGSDCLVQGEFYLERSGAGITVGDRCYIGGAKLICADRIEIGSDVMIAWGGQIIDHNSHSLNWSERANDVLELAKGRKDWAKVKRAPIVIKDKAWIGFNAIILKGVTIGEGAVVAAGSVVTSDVPAYTVVGGNPAREIRKL; this is translated from the coding sequence TTGATAAGGATCGCGGAGTGGTCGGCGGCCAGAAAGCTGGGCCGGACAGTTTCTCTCGGATTGCGGTCGACCATCGTTTTTCGGGCCGTCCACGCGCAAGCCGACTGCCGACTGACGATCGGGAGCGATTGCCTGGTCCAGGGAGAATTTTACCTGGAAAGATCAGGCGCCGGCATCACGGTCGGCGATCGCTGTTACATCGGCGGCGCCAAACTGATCTGCGCCGACCGGATCGAGATCGGCAGCGACGTCATGATCGCCTGGGGGGGGCAGATTATTGACCATAATTCCCATTCCCTCAACTGGTCGGAGCGGGCTAACGACGTGCTGGAACTGGCGAAAGGCCGGAAAGACTGGGCCAAGGTCAAACGGGCGCCGATCGTGATCAAAGATAAGGCGTGGATCGGTTTTAACGCGATCATCCTCAAAGGGGTGACGATCGGCGAGGGAGCGGTCGTCGCCGCCGGCAGCGTGGTCACGAGCGACGTCCCGGCCTATACCGTGGTCGGCGGCAATCCGGCCCGGGAGATCAGGAAGTTATGA